A window from Flavobacterium sp. 83 encodes these proteins:
- a CDS encoding SulP family inorganic anion transporter, which produces MTKKINLFANLKSDFASGLVVFLVALPLCLGIAMASGAPLFSGIISGIIGGIVVGYLSTSNLSVSGPAAGLTAIVLTAITDLGAFDVFLTAVFIAGLIQLVLGFIKAGTISNYFPTNVIEGMLAGIGIIIILKQLPHAFGYDNDFEGDQAFSELGGSNTLSALLSVFNYIQLGSIIITLLSLAILIAWDKVPFLKKLKLVPGALVAVIIGVVLNEIFMSSGSSLAIAKEHLVSLPVPTSLDEFKQIIVTPNFSGITNSKVWVVAFTIAIVASIETLLSIEAADRMDIQKRYTDTNVELKAQGIGNMVSALLGGLPLTSVIVRTSANSNSGAKSKMSTIIHGLFLLVSVVTIPFILNKIPLATLAAILLLVGYKLAKPSTFVHFWKKGKYQFVPFMATLLAVVFTDLLKGVALGIIISIIFVLRGNLKRAYHFRKEEYSDGDVIHIDLAQEVSFLNKAAIKSTLNDIPENSKVIIDATDTVYIAHDILDLIHEFKTVRAKEDHIKVKLRGFKKAYQLENSEEIPNKVTFEHYYDVAKRKMVQREIASEDLVK; this is translated from the coding sequence ATGACAAAAAAAATCAATCTTTTTGCTAACCTTAAATCCGATTTCGCATCTGGTTTAGTGGTTTTTTTGGTGGCGCTTCCATTATGTTTAGGTATTGCAATGGCTTCAGGCGCACCTTTATTTTCAGGGATAATTTCAGGTATTATTGGCGGAATAGTTGTGGGATATTTAAGCACCTCTAACTTAAGTGTCTCGGGACCAGCAGCTGGATTAACTGCTATTGTTTTAACTGCCATCACGGATTTAGGTGCTTTCGACGTTTTTTTAACTGCAGTTTTTATTGCCGGTTTAATCCAATTAGTATTAGGATTTATCAAGGCTGGAACTATTTCAAATTATTTCCCAACCAATGTAATTGAGGGAATGCTGGCCGGAATTGGAATTATTATTATTCTGAAGCAACTGCCCCATGCTTTTGGTTATGATAATGATTTTGAAGGAGATCAAGCCTTCTCTGAATTGGGAGGAAGCAATACATTATCGGCATTACTGTCCGTTTTTAATTACATTCAATTGGGTTCCATTATTATTACACTACTTTCATTAGCAATATTGATCGCTTGGGATAAAGTTCCTTTTTTGAAAAAATTAAAATTAGTTCCCGGTGCACTTGTAGCCGTAATTATTGGTGTTGTTTTGAACGAGATTTTCATGTCATCTGGAAGCTCATTGGCTATAGCCAAAGAGCATTTAGTTTCGTTACCAGTTCCTACGTCACTTGATGAATTTAAACAAATAATTGTAACCCCTAATTTTTCTGGAATTACAAATTCTAAGGTTTGGGTTGTTGCCTTCACCATTGCTATTGTTGCTTCTATAGAAACATTATTAAGCATTGAAGCGGCTGACAGAATGGATATTCAAAAACGTTATACTGATACCAATGTAGAGCTTAAAGCGCAAGGAATTGGGAATATGGTGAGTGCTCTTTTAGGTGGTTTACCTTTGACGTCGGTAATTGTACGAACGTCTGCAAATAGTAATTCAGGAGCTAAATCTAAAATGTCGACCATCATTCATGGTTTATTTTTATTGGTAAGTGTTGTAACTATCCCATTCATTTTAAATAAAATTCCTTTAGCAACATTAGCAGCTATTTTACTGTTAGTAGGATATAAATTGGCTAAACCATCAACCTTCGTGCATTTCTGGAAAAAAGGAAAATATCAGTTTGTCCCTTTCATGGCTACTTTATTAGCAGTTGTATTTACCGATTTACTAAAAGGTGTTGCGCTAGGAATTATCATCAGTATTATATTTGTTTTGAGAGGAAACTTGAAAAGAGCTTATCATTTTAGAAAAGAAGAATATTCAGATGGAGATGTCATTCATATCGATTTAGCACAAGAAGTTTCATTCTTGAATAAAGCAGCAATTAAATCTACTTTGAATGATATCCCAGAAAACTCAAAAGTAATTATTGATGCTACAGACACTGTTTATATTGCGCATGACATTTTAGATTTAATCCATGAATTTAAAACCGTCAGAGCAAAAGAGGATCATATAAAAGTGAAGCTTAGAGGATTTAAAAAAGCCTATCAATTAGAAAATAGCGAAGAAATCCCTAACAAAGTTACGTTTGAACATTACTACGATGTTGCGAAAAGAAAAATGGTTCAAAGAGAAATCGCCTCAGAAGATTTAGTCAAATAA
- the can gene encoding carbonate dehydratase codes for MKDFYTKILDNNKEWVENSLAKDPNYFQDLAKGQTPPLLWIGCSDSRVPANEIIGAKPGEVFVHRNIANMVVHSDMNMLSVLDYAVNVLKVKHVLVCGHYGCGGVKAAMGNDSIGIIDNWIRHIKDVYRLHDTYLNSITDETERFNAFVEINVKEQVFDLAKTSIVQAAWRNGQDLTLHGWVYGLNSGFVTDLKVNISSEKDLDEVYQLRF; via the coding sequence ATGAAAGATTTTTATACAAAAATATTAGACAACAATAAAGAATGGGTTGAAAATTCGTTAGCCAAAGATCCAAATTATTTTCAAGATTTAGCCAAAGGCCAAACTCCACCCTTACTATGGATTGGCTGTTCAGACAGTAGAGTTCCTGCTAATGAAATAATCGGAGCTAAACCTGGTGAAGTATTTGTACATAGAAACATTGCTAATATGGTCGTACACTCAGATATGAATATGCTAAGTGTATTAGATTATGCAGTTAATGTTTTAAAAGTAAAACATGTACTTGTATGTGGTCATTATGGTTGTGGAGGTGTTAAGGCTGCTATGGGAAATGACTCCATCGGTATTATTGACAATTGGATCAGACATATTAAAGATGTTTATCGATTGCACGATACATATCTAAATTCAATTACTGATGAAACAGAACGCTTCAATGCTTTCGTTGAAATCAACGTAAAAGAGCAAGTTTTTGATTTAGCCAAAACATCTATTGTTCAGGCAGCTTGGAGAAACGGACAAGATTTAACGCTACATGGATGGGTTTACGGACTAAATTCAGGTTTTGTAACTGATTTAAAAGTAAATATCAGTTCTGAAAAAGATTTAGATGAAGTGTATCAATTGAGATTCTAA
- a CDS encoding TorF family putative porin: MKKVVIILALMLSSTVIFAQDAPVVATVAEPEAPEPKFTAAVDVVYPYLWRGIKYYGDKVAFQPYMAYSITDKLSVGVWATTNFSNAADAYNEFDWNIAYQVSPVVKVMLSDYYWPATKNNLDWERSSYFDYSEGSAQSLDLSVLLDFSEKGVPLDFQWNTFIGGGDYKYDDNGKRSRAFSSYAEIGYTYSLESAGLDIRPFVGAVVINGGYYGVDASGKAGFTFSNVGVNVAKELKITEKFSLPVFVRYTNNDYGIQKFDANDNLTKTVRNFFSAGVTFNIK; this comes from the coding sequence ATGAAAAAAGTAGTAATCATTTTAGCGTTAATGCTAAGCAGTACAGTGATATTTGCTCAAGATGCGCCCGTTGTTGCGACTGTGGCTGAACCTGAAGCACCAGAACCTAAATTTACAGCCGCTGTTGATGTGGTGTATCCATACTTATGGAGAGGAATCAAATATTATGGAGATAAAGTTGCTTTTCAACCTTATATGGCATATTCCATTACTGATAAATTGTCTGTAGGAGTATGGGCAACAACAAATTTTTCTAATGCTGCAGATGCTTACAATGAGTTTGATTGGAATATTGCCTATCAAGTATCTCCTGTTGTGAAAGTAATGTTGAGTGATTATTATTGGCCAGCTACTAAAAATAATCTAGATTGGGAAAGAAGCAGTTATTTTGATTATTCCGAAGGGTCAGCACAGAGTTTAGATCTTTCGGTATTATTAGATTTTTCTGAAAAAGGAGTTCCGTTAGATTTTCAATGGAACACATTTATAGGAGGTGGTGATTATAAATATGATGACAATGGGAAAAGATCAAGAGCTTTTTCTAGTTATGCTGAAATAGGATATACATATTCTTTAGAAAGTGCAGGTTTGGATATTAGACCTTTTGTTGGAGCTGTAGTTATTAATGGAGGGTACTATGGTGTTGATGCGAGTGGCAAGGCCGGATTTACTTTCTCGAATGTAGGGGTAAATGTTGCTAAAGAATTGAAAATTACAGAGAAATTTAGTTTACCGGTTTTTGTTCGATATACGAATAATGATTACGGAATTCAAAAATTTGATGCTAATGATAACCTGACTAAAACAGTTAGAAATTTCTTTTCAGCAGGTGTTACTTTTAACATTAAATAA
- a CDS encoding NAD-dependent succinate-semialdehyde dehydrogenase has translation MIFKSINPFSREIIAEHEVLTTAQLNQKLELSERAFKNWRNTSFQERADKMKNLANILRAKKDELGLLITNEMGKILPEGISEVEKSAGNCDFYADNAEKMLKDEKYDTPFTSMSVYDPMGAVFAIMPWNYPFWQVLRYAAPAIMGGNVTLLKHAPNVIGCAKAIENAFLEAGFPEGVFQQITIDIDLVESVIASDIVCGISLTGSELAGSSVASLAGKHIKKSVMELGGSDAFIVLDDADIEKAATIATQSRMLNAGQACICAKRFIVTEKVADEFATLFAQKVNALHQGNPLQEGINMGPLARLDLAEKLSHQLEKSLQQGAKLVVGGDRENCNFQPTLIDFVDANNIAFQEETFGPLATIIRAKDENDAIAISNNHRYGLASAIWTEDREKAYRLARKIEAGNVFVNSLVRSDSRIPFGGIKKSGFGRELSEIGIKEFMNMKSLIIE, from the coding sequence ATGATATTCAAATCAATAAATCCATTTTCAAGAGAAATTATTGCAGAACACGAAGTGTTGACAACTGCGCAATTGAATCAGAAATTGGAACTGTCAGAAAGAGCTTTTAAAAATTGGCGAAATACGTCTTTTCAGGAAAGAGCTGATAAAATGAAGAATCTAGCTAACATTCTGAGAGCAAAAAAGGATGAGTTAGGTTTGTTGATTACTAATGAAATGGGTAAAATTTTACCCGAAGGAATTAGTGAGGTAGAAAAATCAGCAGGAAATTGCGACTTCTACGCAGATAATGCAGAGAAAATGCTGAAAGACGAAAAGTACGATACGCCTTTTACAAGTATGTCTGTATATGACCCAATGGGCGCTGTTTTTGCAATTATGCCGTGGAATTATCCATTTTGGCAAGTATTGCGTTATGCGGCACCAGCAATTATGGGTGGTAATGTAACGCTTTTAAAACATGCCCCTAATGTGATTGGTTGTGCTAAAGCTATCGAAAATGCATTTTTGGAAGCTGGTTTTCCAGAAGGAGTTTTCCAACAAATAACTATAGATATTGATCTTGTAGAAAGTGTAATCGCTTCGGATATAGTATGTGGTATTTCATTAACTGGGAGTGAACTAGCAGGTTCTTCTGTTGCTTCATTGGCTGGAAAGCATATAAAAAAATCGGTTATGGAATTGGGAGGTTCAGATGCATTTATTGTTTTGGATGATGCCGATATCGAAAAAGCTGCAACTATTGCTACACAATCCAGAATGCTAAATGCAGGGCAGGCTTGTATTTGTGCCAAACGGTTTATCGTAACCGAAAAAGTAGCCGATGAATTTGCAACCCTTTTTGCCCAAAAAGTAAATGCTTTGCATCAAGGAAATCCATTGCAGGAAGGAATCAATATGGGGCCATTAGCCCGATTGGATTTGGCCGAAAAATTAAGCCATCAGTTAGAGAAATCTTTACAGCAAGGAGCAAAATTAGTGGTAGGAGGAGACCGTGAAAATTGCAATTTCCAACCAACATTAATTGATTTTGTGGATGCCAATAATATTGCTTTTCAGGAGGAAACTTTTGGTCCATTAGCAACTATAATTAGAGCTAAAGATGAAAATGACGCTATCGCTATTTCAAATAACCACAGATACGGTTTGGCATCGGCTATTTGGACAGAAGATCGTGAAAAAGCCTACCGATTGGCACGAAAAATTGAAGCTGGAAATGTTTTTGTAAACTCATTAGTACGTTCTGATTCTAGAATTCCTTTTGGAGGAATTAAAAAATCGGGATTCGGTAGAGAGTTGTCTGAAATTGGAATAAAAGAATTCATGAATATGAAATCATTGATTATAGAGTAA
- a CDS encoding GNAT family N-acetyltransferase gives MKKEILGKYTLQTPLPEHAKQQAELQEIVFPTLSAEELITEEKYKRHLEIFPEGQFIVLDGDKVIASCTTLRQNYHKGHHTFLEISDDLWLGTHDPKADWIYGLDVSVHPDYQGKGIGREIYNARQDVAKALGCKGQMTAGMPIGYDKVKDQMTIAEYCDKLIKGEIIDPTVTAQTKCGFILVEPLFDYLDDPRSGNCSVLMYWPLDPNTKLSESH, from the coding sequence ATGAAAAAAGAAATTTTAGGTAAATACACGTTGCAAACGCCTTTGCCGGAACATGCAAAACAGCAAGCGGAATTACAAGAAATTGTTTTCCCTACTTTGTCTGCTGAAGAACTGATTACGGAAGAAAAATACAAAAGACATTTGGAGATTTTTCCAGAGGGACAATTTATTGTTTTGGATGGTGATAAGGTAATAGCTTCTTGTACGACTTTGCGTCAAAATTACCACAAAGGACACCATACTTTTTTGGAAATTTCAGATGATTTATGGTTGGGAACACACGATCCTAAAGCCGATTGGATTTATGGGTTGGATGTTTCTGTTCATCCGGATTATCAAGGGAAAGGTATTGGAAGAGAAATTTACAATGCCCGTCAGGACGTGGCTAAAGCGTTAGGTTGCAAAGGGCAAATGACAGCGGGAATGCCTATTGGTTATGACAAAGTAAAAGATCAAATGACTATTGCTGAATATTGTGACAAGCTGATAAAGGGTGAAATTATCGACCCAACAGTTACGGCTCAAACTAAATGCGGATTCATTTTGGTAGAGCCATTATTTGATTATTTAGATGATCCCCGAAGCGGAAATTGTTCGGTTTTGATGTATTGGCCTTTGGACCCAAATACAAAATTAAGCGAAAGTCATTAA
- a CDS encoding NAD-dependent succinate-semialdehyde dehydrogenase — protein MRKQYINGEWCDAIDGVTWDLQSPATEEIIDKVPFGNTADCTLAITAADAAFKEWKNTTPYFRAEFLKKAANYMRANVEAFAKETSLETGKPMLESRGEWQVSANLFEWFAEEGKRSYGRVIPSSRIDKRSMVIYQPLGVVGVITAWNFPAYNPARAVAAALAAGCSVVMRGSEFTPLSSFNMAKALHEAGIPKGVFNLINTEPVATGTEMIENPLLKKISFTGSTRVGKILMDGASKTATKLSLELGGNAPVIIEKDVDVEAIAHQSLVAKLRNCGQVCVAPQRFYVHSSIFDQFVSIVKEDISQLKTGVNGGDIDFVGPLINKKQQEHSLEMIEKAKSEGAIVHIGGETAQKGFFVHPALIEARQNHDFIKTEVFGPLMIVIPFETKEEVLEWANDTEYGLASYVFTNHIKTANFYAENLEFGMVGVNEWAAHGTELPFVGIKSSGIGHESGSEGLKEYMELKLISYGNMS, from the coding sequence ATGAGAAAGCAATATATAAATGGAGAATGGTGCGACGCAATTGATGGTGTTACTTGGGATTTACAAAGTCCAGCTACCGAAGAAATAATTGATAAAGTCCCTTTTGGAAACACTGCTGACTGTACTTTGGCAATTACAGCAGCTGATGCTGCATTCAAAGAATGGAAAAACACAACACCTTATTTTAGAGCTGAATTTCTAAAAAAAGCAGCTAATTATATGCGGGCAAATGTGGAGGCTTTCGCCAAAGAAACTTCGCTGGAAACGGGTAAACCAATGCTGGAATCAAGAGGAGAATGGCAAGTTTCTGCTAACCTTTTCGAATGGTTTGCAGAGGAAGGAAAACGCAGTTACGGACGCGTTATTCCGTCAAGTAGAATCGATAAACGTTCTATGGTTATTTATCAGCCATTAGGAGTTGTTGGTGTGATTACCGCTTGGAATTTTCCTGCCTATAATCCTGCTCGTGCCGTTGCAGCTGCTTTGGCTGCCGGATGTAGCGTGGTCATGAGAGGTTCTGAATTTACGCCTTTATCTAGTTTCAATATGGCAAAAGCATTGCACGAAGCCGGAATACCAAAAGGAGTTTTTAATTTGATTAATACTGAGCCAGTTGCTACTGGAACTGAAATGATTGAAAATCCTTTATTAAAAAAAATAAGTTTTACGGGAAGTACAAGAGTTGGAAAAATCTTGATGGATGGGGCTTCAAAAACAGCAACTAAATTATCACTTGAATTAGGGGGAAATGCTCCGGTAATTATCGAAAAAGACGTTGATGTTGAAGCAATTGCACATCAATCATTGGTTGCCAAATTGCGAAATTGCGGTCAGGTTTGTGTAGCTCCACAACGCTTTTATGTTCATTCCTCTATTTTTGACCAATTTGTTTCGATTGTAAAAGAAGATATTTCACAATTGAAAACAGGAGTTAATGGTGGTGATATTGATTTTGTTGGACCATTAATTAATAAAAAACAACAGGAACATTCTTTGGAAATGATTGAAAAAGCAAAAAGCGAAGGAGCAATTGTTCACATTGGAGGAGAAACTGCTCAAAAAGGATTTTTTGTTCATCCGGCTTTGATTGAAGCAAGACAGAATCACGATTTTATTAAGACAGAAGTTTTTGGTCCCTTGATGATTGTCATCCCTTTCGAAACGAAAGAAGAGGTTCTGGAATGGGCAAATGACACCGAATATGGTTTGGCTTCTTATGTATTTACAAATCACATTAAAACAGCCAATTTCTATGCTGAAAATCTAGAATTTGGAATGGTAGGAGTCAATGAATGGGCTGCTCACGGTACTGAATTGCCCTTTGTTGGAATAAAAAGTAGCGGAATAGGACACGAGTCTGGTTCAGAAGGATTAAAAGAATACATGGAATTGAAGCTAATTAGTTACGGTAACATGTCGTAA
- a CDS encoding aspartate aminotransferase family protein produces MNNTDKLYERRKKSVPNALGIFNPSSIQSAKGAIIIDADGRELIDFAGGIGVNNAGHGVPEIIEAIKNQADKFIHASFNVSVYEQYLDLTEKLCEILPHGESTKAMLTLSGAESVENAIKIARAVTGKSGIICYDGSFHGRTMMAMTLTSNVKYKEGAGPYAPEVYRLEYPYYKPSMNARMTSDEFDDLMIMKLHKTFSSTVSASQTAAIILELVQGEGGFTVASKKYVQYLRKFCTENNIFLIFDEVQSGFGRTGKWAAYEHYGVTPDLSTWAKSMGGGMPIGAVIGKQEIMDAVKPGLIGGTYLGNPLSCVASLASINYMQKNNINAAGEKVGQIVRERFNELQEKYPKNITDVRGLGAMLAIEFFNPETRMPDGDATKAIVNKCLEKGLIVITSGTYGNCIRILSPLFIENEILERGLSILEESIKEILS; encoded by the coding sequence ATGAATAATACAGACAAATTATACGAAAGAAGAAAAAAAAGTGTTCCAAACGCTTTAGGAATTTTTAATCCATCCAGCATTCAATCTGCCAAAGGAGCCATTATTATTGATGCTGATGGTAGAGAATTGATTGATTTTGCAGGTGGAATTGGGGTAAATAACGCAGGTCACGGTGTACCTGAAATTATTGAAGCTATCAAAAATCAAGCAGATAAATTTATTCATGCTTCCTTCAATGTTTCGGTTTATGAGCAATATTTAGATTTAACGGAAAAATTGTGTGAGATTTTGCCTCATGGTGAATCTACTAAAGCAATGCTGACGTTGTCTGGTGCTGAATCAGTAGAAAATGCCATTAAAATTGCTCGTGCTGTAACGGGAAAATCAGGTATTATTTGTTACGATGGTTCTTTTCACGGTCGTACAATGATGGCAATGACTTTGACATCCAATGTAAAATATAAAGAAGGTGCCGGTCCTTATGCACCTGAAGTGTACCGTTTGGAATATCCCTATTACAAACCGAGTATGAACGCCCGTATGACTTCGGATGAATTCGATGATTTGATGATTATGAAGCTGCATAAAACTTTTTCATCAACCGTTTCAGCGAGTCAAACTGCTGCGATTATTTTAGAATTAGTGCAAGGGGAAGGTGGTTTTACTGTTGCTTCTAAAAAATATGTTCAATACTTACGTAAATTTTGTACTGAAAATAACATTTTCTTAATTTTTGATGAGGTACAATCTGGTTTTGGTCGTACCGGAAAATGGGCAGCCTACGAGCATTATGGTGTAACCCCAGATTTGTCAACTTGGGCAAAATCTATGGGTGGCGGAATGCCTATTGGAGCCGTTATTGGAAAACAGGAAATTATGGATGCTGTGAAACCAGGGCTTATAGGAGGGACCTATTTAGGGAATCCATTGAGTTGTGTGGCGTCATTGGCAAGCATCAATTACATGCAAAAAAACAACATCAATGCGGCTGGTGAAAAAGTGGGTCAAATAGTTAGAGAGAGATTCAATGAGTTGCAGGAAAAATATCCTAAAAATATTACTGATGTCCGTGGATTGGGAGCTATGCTGGCCATAGAATTTTTTAATCCAGAAACTAGAATGCCTGATGGTGATGCCACAAAAGCGATTGTCAATAAATGTTTAGAGAAAGGATTGATTGTAATCACTTCTGGAACCTATGGAAATTGCATCCGAATTTTAAGTCCATTATTTATAGAAAATGAAATTTTAGAAAGAGGCTTATCAATTTTAGAAGAATCAATAAAAGAAATACTGTCATGA
- a CDS encoding Lrp/AsnC family transcriptional regulator → MSALDDELDYQILKLLQKDGRMSFTEISKEINVAVSTIRHRYINLIEDGTLQIIGRVDPNKIGFNAYASVLISVKPKSYMKTIFEELTKLPEISFLASVSGDYDIEANIMCRDMEHLNDLLGDKIHALEGVFDTKTNMYMKIHKFSQPDLELAKLSSKQNE, encoded by the coding sequence ATGAGTGCATTAGATGATGAATTAGATTACCAAATATTGAAACTCCTTCAAAAAGATGGCCGAATGTCGTTTACTGAAATTTCAAAGGAAATAAACGTAGCAGTGAGTACTATTAGACACCGCTATATTAATTTAATTGAAGATGGGACTTTACAAATTATTGGAAGGGTTGATCCTAATAAAATTGGTTTTAATGCGTATGCTAGTGTTTTGATTTCGGTTAAACCAAAATCATACATGAAAACCATTTTTGAGGAATTAACAAAGTTGCCTGAAATTAGTTTTTTGGCTTCTGTTTCTGGAGATTATGATATTGAAGCCAATATTATGTGTCGGGATATGGAGCATTTGAATGACTTATTAGGAGATAAAATTCATGCATTGGAAGGTGTTTTTGACACGAAAACAAATATGTATATGAAAATTCATAAATTTTCACAACCCGATTTAGAATTAGCAAAATTATCAAGTAAGCAAAATGAATAA
- a CDS encoding amidohydrolase — translation MTFKLIYNANIITMDSACAKADSMVINHLGKIEAIGAETELRNQFGSFSNEFNFNGKAVVPGLNDAHIHVWKIGHLRTYMLDVRGVKSIVEFKRLLKEFAEKNPNSEWIMARGINEMVLEEKRLPTKEDLDEIISDRPVFVIRTCAHIGIANSKAIAISEVDEATEVPFGGEIRKNQDGSLQGIFTERALGLIMNNIPPFTFEEYKNMILEAHKYLLSLGITSATDPAANEELLAAYIRLDKEGLLKVRMNVFPLRIPDGSDEIQVLPELYESEFLQIKTVKFFSDGGLSSATAALNVPYKNTDGYKGVLRLDYEKFFQTAKEAVTKGFSVATHAIGHQAVDLTLKVYRDLFEINSKLKHRIEHVGFLSNENIKDFKHMNMTAAMQPIFIYELANNFKSTLPDELLEVVYPCKTVLDNGINLALSTDGPVVKEINPWVNMETAVTRKAIDGFVIGESQKITFEQALHAYTVGSAIADNLENIKGSLSTWKYADFIVLNKNPFKLDDVSTVEASETWVNGELKYKKE, via the coding sequence ATGACATTTAAACTGATATATAATGCTAATATTATTACTATGGATTCTGCTTGTGCAAAAGCGGATTCCATGGTAATTAATCATTTGGGAAAAATTGAAGCTATTGGAGCTGAAACTGAATTGCGAAATCAATTTGGTTCTTTTTCCAATGAATTTAATTTTAATGGAAAAGCGGTTGTTCCAGGTTTGAATGATGCGCACATTCATGTATGGAAAATTGGACATCTTCGTACCTATATGTTGGATGTTCGGGGTGTGAAATCGATAGTGGAATTCAAAAGATTATTAAAAGAATTTGCCGAGAAAAACCCTAATTCCGAATGGATTATGGCTCGTGGAATTAATGAAATGGTACTCGAAGAAAAACGATTGCCAACCAAAGAAGATTTGGACGAAATTATTTCTGACAGACCGGTTTTTGTAATTAGAACTTGTGCTCATATTGGAATTGCCAATTCAAAAGCCATAGCAATTTCAGAAGTTGATGAAGCTACTGAAGTTCCTTTTGGAGGAGAGATTCGCAAAAACCAAGATGGAAGTCTGCAAGGTATTTTTACCGAAAGAGCTTTAGGATTAATCATGAATAATATTCCACCATTTACTTTCGAAGAATATAAAAATATGATTCTGGAAGCGCATAAGTATCTGTTGAGTTTGGGAATTACTAGCGCGACGGATCCGGCTGCAAATGAAGAATTATTGGCGGCTTATATTAGATTGGACAAAGAAGGATTATTGAAAGTGAGAATGAATGTTTTTCCGCTTCGAATTCCTGATGGGAGTGACGAAATTCAGGTTTTACCGGAATTATATGAATCGGAATTTTTACAAATAAAAACGGTAAAGTTTTTCTCTGACGGCGGTTTGAGTTCGGCTACAGCAGCTTTGAATGTTCCTTATAAAAACACAGACGGTTATAAGGGGGTTTTGAGATTAGATTATGAGAAGTTTTTTCAAACAGCAAAAGAAGCCGTTACAAAAGGATTTTCGGTTGCTACACATGCAATTGGACATCAGGCAGTCGATTTGACTTTGAAAGTATATCGCGATTTATTCGAAATCAACAGTAAATTAAAACATAGAATTGAGCATGTTGGATTTTTATCCAATGAAAATATAAAAGATTTTAAGCACATGAATATGACTGCAGCAATGCAACCCATATTCATTTACGAATTGGCAAATAATTTCAAAAGTACTTTGCCAGACGAATTATTAGAGGTTGTTTATCCTTGCAAAACGGTTTTGGATAACGGAATAAATTTAGCTTTATCTACTGATGGTCCCGTGGTAAAAGAGATTAATCCTTGGGTTAATATGGAAACAGCAGTTACGAGAAAAGCGATTGACGGGTTTGTCATTGGCGAAAGTCAGAAAATAACTTTTGAGCAAGCATTACACGCCTATACTGTAGGAAGTGCGATTGCGGATAATTTAGAGAATATAAAAGGAAGTCTTTCCACATGGAAATATGCTGATTTTATTGTTTTGAATAAAAATCCATTTAAATTAGACGATGTTTCTACTGTTGAAGCCAGTGAAACTTGGGTAAATGGGGAATTAAAATATAAAAAAGAATAG